The genomic DNA GACGTTGTGATGTGGTGAAGGCAACTGAAGCGGTTGCATGCAAATCACAGATCTCGCTGCCCGGATGGGTCGTTCGCTTAATAGAAAATGCCCTTCGCAGTGAGAGGAGCGAGATAGCCAGGTACCATTTGAATGCAATACTGAACAACATACGGATCGCTGAAGCTGATGCGCGCCCGGTATGCCAGGACACCGGCCTCCCCGTCTTTCACGTGGAGATCGGGGAGGGATGCTCGTTCGACTTCAACCTGTGGGAGGCGATCGCTGAGGGAGTGACGATCGCGACCAGAAAGGGCATGTTGAGATCGAATGTGGTGGATCCGCTGAGCAGGTTGAACACAGGGGACAACACAGGCCCTGGCATGCCGTATCTCATCGTGGATCATGTCACAGGAGATTCGCTCAGGATAACCGCATTCCCGAAGGGAGCGGGCTCCGAGAACATGAGCTTTTTGGGGATGCTCAATCCCGCAGACGATCCATTTGAATACATTTTAGAGAACCTCGCGGAGCGGGTATCGAACGCCTGCCCGCCTGTGTTTGTTGGAATAGGGATTGGCGGGACATTCGACCAGGCTGCGGCTCTCGCGAAGCGTGCGATCATCGGCCTTCCCGGAGAGAGCAAGGAGGAGCTGCTGCTTCTCAAAAGAATCAACGATCTCGGGATTGGTCCTATGGGTCTTGGAGGTGACACCACCGCTCTTGGCGTGAAGATAGAGAGGGCGTTCTGCCACACCGCATCACTGCCTGTGGCTGTCAACCTCCAGTGCTGGGCGAACAGAAGGGCGACTGCCAGAGTGACGGAGGATGGATGGAGCATAGAGTGAGATCCCCTCTCAGTGAGGGAGATGTATCAAAACTCTCTGCCGGCGACATCGTCTGGCTGAGCGGTGTTATTTATACCGCAAGAGATAAGGCTCACCAGAGGCTCGGAGAGGTGAAATTCGATCTCAGGGGAGGGGTGATATACCACTGCGGGCCGCTCATAAGAGACACGACTGTTGTATCAGCAGGCCCGACGAGCAGCGTGCGTCTGGCGCGCTATACTCCACAGGTCCTCGATCTCGGGGTGAGATGCATCATTGGAAAGGGAGGAATGCCCGGAGCTGCAGAGCTCATGAGAGGGAGGGCTGTATACCTCGCCTATCCCGGTGGATGTGGAGCGGCTGCAGCGAGATCTCTGAGCGTCCGAGGGGTGTGTCTTTCAGAGCTTGGAATGGCAGAGGCTGTCTGGGAGTTCGAGGCCACTGACCTCGGCCCCATGGTCGTTGCGATAGACTCCCACGGAAGGGATCTTTACAGAGAGGTGAGAGAATCTGCAAAGAAGCACCTGAAGCGCTGAGATCCGCTGCAAAGGATCTGAGGTACCTCCTGAACAGAGGCTATCCCCCAGGCCCTGCTGTGAGGTTCGTGGCCGATCACTATCGCATTGATAAGGAATACAGAAATATTCTCTCCAGGGCTGTGCTCTCAGATGATGTTGCTCGCTCCAGGAGACTCAAGGCGATCGGCCTCGAGAATCTCATGGGAGGGGTGCTGCATATCGATGGGTACAACGTGCTTATAACCATTGAGAGCATCATCACCGGAGAGGATATCTTCCTATGCGATGATGGTTTTATAAGAGACATGCGCTGTCTTTTCAGGAAATACCGGAGATCCGGGGCCACAGATGAGGCAGTTCAGCTGATGATCGATGTGATATCGAGGGCCAGGCCATCTGATGTTCTTCTGCTCCTGGACAAGCAGATAAGCAGGTCTGGCGAGCTCGCCTCTGATATAGGAGAGGCGTTCTCAGCCGCGGGAATCCCCGGCACAGCGAGGACCGCCAGAGATGTGGACAGAGGTCTGAAGAGTTCATCTGCGGTTGTGGCCACAAGCGACGGCATCATCATAGATCACGTATCCAGCGCGCTGGATATCCCTGCGCTGATAGCAAGAAGGATGATGGTGAAGCCAATCAGGATATAGTGCTCCAGCTGTGTGCACACCGTGAATTTGGGGATTTCGGCGATGATCTCCGATCCCACATCACCCTCTGGCCGCAGGCTCGAATCGCTGAATGGCCCTGATAGAGCTGATTGCTTAGGGCTCTCAGCCCAGCAGTGCCGATTGTCCTCTATATGTATGCCGCCCATTCATCTCCGCTCTTTCCTGTACATCCACATCGCTCCGAGGACCTCCGCAGCCTGCTCTGGCGTGGAGTAAACAGGAATGCCTGCGCGCTCCATTTTTATCGTGTCCTCAATCACGAACTCCTTGGATGCGACGACCGCCAGAATGGGCCTTCCTCTGTAGTCGATTGACCTGAGCGTGTCGATATACGCTCCAAGCATCTCGGTCTGTATGATTACTATAAAGCTCCCAACATCCTCGCTCTTCACTGCGATCTCTATGGTCCTCCTGACCTGATCGGGGGTCTGGTCGAATGTGAAGTCAACTGGGTTCATCCCTGACACGTATTTCGGCAGCACACTGCGAAGCTCTTCCTTCAGATCGGGGGAAAGCTCGGCGAGCCGCATACCATTCATGACTATGGCATCTGCAGCTGCAACTCCCAGAGATCCGGCATAGGAGATCACGAACACCCCGTCGTTGATGGGCAGAGGCTGCTTCGAGAATGCCCTTGCGAGCGCGAACATGTGGTCGTTGTCCCTCGCCCGAATGAGACCAGCCTGCTTGAATACCGCGCTGTAGATCTGGTCGTTTCCTGCAAGTGATGCTGTGTGCGAGGAGACCGCCTTCTTTCCTGCCTCGGTCCTGCCTGTCTTCAGGACCACGATGGGCTTTCTTTTCGAGACCTCCCTGGCGACATCTATGAACCGCCTGCCTCCCTTGACGTCCTCCAGGTACATGCAGACAACGTCTATATTCTCGTCCATTCCGATGGCCTCGAGCATGTCGGTCTCGTTGAGATCGAGCTTGTTCCCGATCGTCGCAATGATACCGAAGTCCAGCACCTTCCTCAGACCCCAGAGGTAGCCCGCTGCATAGACCCCAGCCTGGGCTATGAGCCCCACATTCCCTCTGTTGAGCTCGTCCACGACACCTATCGATTCAACAACTCCGCAGTTCGTGTTTATGATCCCGGAACAATTCGGCCCCAGCAGTCTGCATCCATGCCTTCTCACTATCGACAGGATCTCCCTCTCTATCCTCTTCCCCTCATCCCCAAGCTCTGCGAATCCGGCGGACTCGACTACGATGTACTTTACGCCCGCAGCACAGCAGTCCTGCACGACCTGTGGTGTCATGCCTGCAGGTACGAGCACTACCGCGACATCCACAGGCTCCGGCACGTCCCTTATGCTCGGATACGCCTTCACGCCCTGTACTTCAGCAGCATTTGGATTGACCGGATAGAGCCTTCCCCTGTAACCGTGGGTGAGCAGGTTGTAAAACACGTTCCATCCAAGCTTCCCCTTTGTGTTCGATGCCCCAATCACAGCTATGCTCTGCGGGTAGAAGAGGCCCTTCAGATCACCTGCGCTCTGAGGATGCATAGCTGCTGGTGAGGGAGAGGAGCTGTCGAGTATGATCCTGGCATCCGCTATTGTGTATCCCATGGGGTAGACGAATACAGGGTTGAGGTCCATCTCTTTTATGATTGAATGCTTTTCGACCAGATCCGATACCCTGAGAAGTATGCTCTTGATTGCATCGATATCCCCGGAGATGCCACGGTAGCCCCTGAGCAGCGGGTATCCCCTGATCTCCCGGATCATCGACTCGGCATCCTCCTCAGAGATGGGTATTGATCTGAAGCTCACATCCCTGAGTATCTCCACGAAGACTCCGCCGAGACCGAACATGAGAACTGGCCCGAATGTTGGATCTCTTGTAACCCCAATGATAACCTCTATCCCCGGGCTGGCCATCCTCTGGACCGATACGCCTATCATGCCCCTCTCCCGGAAGATCTTCTCCATCTCGTGATACGCAGATCGCACAGCCTCCGCGCCCTGGAGGTTCAGCCTGACTCCGCCAGCATCTGATTTATGTATGACCTCTTTAGAAAGAACCTTGAGCACAACAGGATAGCCGAGCTGGTTCGCGATTCTCACAGCATCATCGGCGCTCGATGCGAGATGAGCGCCGGTCGTCTCCAGCCCCACGTCCATGAGAATGCGCTTGCTCTCATGCTCCATCAGATACGTCCTTCCCTCCTCAAGCGCCTGTGCGGCTATTTCATCGAAGTTACCGGCCATCTAAGCACCCCCCTTGCCATTTCTGAATGGACGAACACGCCCTGGTGTTGTCAAACATGTATCAACCATCTGGCGAGCATCTTTCACCAAGATATACATTTTGTGTCAAGATGTGACAGACTGTGCAAAAGATCGTATTCAGATGTTCCACAGATCAAAATCGATGATTGCAGCATGTTCCAGCTGGTCTGCGCAGAAGTGGCCGAATATCCAGATAGATGGAAAGTAGCTGGAAACGAGATCTTTAGACGACATAATCTACGTAGCTCCACGGGAATCGCGCAAACTCATCACCGTGATTCTGGTGTGTTGTCTTGCATAATTTCGAAGAAGTAAGAACATCTGAAATCACAATTCTGTATAAGTTTTTGTTGATATAAATATGCTTCGGCATATATAGATTGCGTGATTTTTCATTATAATATGCGGCGATCAGGTTAATCTGCTATCCGATTTGGACCAGTGCTCAGATTCAGCTCTCAACAGGGCACATCTGCCGGGATCAGCCGTCATTGTCGAGACTGTCTCGAAACTGGCAGCGATCGATGATAGAGGATAGCAGGGCGCAAGCTCCGGTCTTCAGGTGAGGAGGCCACGCAATGCCAACTGTGTATCGAGGCGTTTGGCTGCTTTGAGATGAGATCGCAATCAATCCACATGCGTTATGCAGGTCCAGTGATAGTAGCCGAACATCGGCGTTCCTGTGACCTCGTCGAACTCGTCGAGCTCACAGCCGCATATCTGGCATCTCTCCCCTTCAGGGACCTCAATCTCCGCGTCGTTCCAGATCACTATCACAATTAGAAATATGATCTGTGAGGTTATATTGTTTGCTCCTCGAGCCAAATGCATCAGCTGATGGTGAGAGCAACTACTCAGCTTAAAAACTAGCCCATCGCATCAGGGGCGTCGATGTACACCTCAGCAAGACCGGGTTTATCTCCATTGGGAATGAGCGTGTATGTCGCATTGCCTGCAACCACAACCACATATCCATTCGCAGGGGTCGCGTCGAGTCCGTGTGTGACAAGAAGAAACGCAAGATCCAGGGATGTCATGAGAGGATCTTCGTAGGAGTTCAACAGTCCCATCAGCTCAGAGTCCATGCAAACCGCTGGAGTCAGCAAAACCAACAGAGTAAAGACAAAGATGCCAATATGCCCATGCATACGCCTCATCGATCGACGGATCGGACCAGACTATATTTAAGTAGCACAGAAAATAAAATCTGTATCTCAAGACAGTATCAATCGTACGTAATCGCAGTCAGCACATGTTTGTGATGAAATACAATATTTGTATGATGAAGTGATATTGATATGAAAAACAATATGATGAAATTTGTGCTTTGCATTAACAAGCCCGATTGTCATCCAACACTGCGCGAAGAGGTTTGGGGGAATGTCATTTCTCTTCGGCTTTTTCACCTACCTTCTTCTCCCCAATCCTTCTGCTGAGCTGATCGAGCCGCCTCTTCAGAATCTCAAGCTCCCGTTCCACAAGCGCAATATCATCCCCCGCCGGGATCTTCTGCTCCACTTCCATGGCATCTCGCAGGATGTAGCTGCCACCCTCGATCCTGATACCCATTCCGTATACCAGGGCTGCAGCCACTTTTCTTCTCGCGCTGACAAGATCGTTCCAAAGGGCTTTTCTGGATACCCCCATGTAAAGGGCGGCCTCCTCCTGCTCGAGGTCCAGCAGATCCACAAGTCGCAGAGCCTCGAGTTCCTCTAGCGTTAAGACAACAGACGCATTCTCACCGCTCTCAGGGAGGAAACATCTCACCTCAGGTATCTCCGAGATCCAGCGCTTACCACGCCTTCGACCACGGCAGCGACACATGATTTCGGGTAGGGGAAGATTATATTTAAGCTTATCAGGGACGTCTAGAGGTTTATGCATTCTGTAAGCTCGGGGTTCCTGTGTTACGCTCCGTATGTGGCTTGGCAGCAGATATAAGTATATCATCGCTTAAGCGCCTTTGGAGGTCTTAGAATGGAGAAGGCATGCGAAAAAGATCCGAAGGCAGAGAATGACAGCCCAAGATCTGGAAAGCATAAAGAAAGCGATCGCCTGAAGCGAATAAAACACAAGATCGTGATTGGAAGTGGAAAGGGCGGCACCGGCAAGAGCACAGTTTCTGCCAACCTGGCGGTATCCCTCAAGCGTAGAGGGTACAGCGTTGGCATACTCGATGCAGACATAACAGGGCCGGACATACCAAAGCTTCTCGGGATAGAGGACGAGAAGCTGACCGCGTCCAGTGAGGGGATCGAGCCTGCTGATGCCAGGGGAATAAAGGTTGTGTCCATGGCGTTGCTGCTAGAGAGCCGGGACTCTGCTGTCGTTTGGAGGGGCCCGGTGAAGATGGCCGCACTGAAGCAGTTCGTCTTTGATGTCAACTGGGGCGACCTGGATTTTCTGGTGGTGGATCTGCCGCCAGGAACAAGCGATGAGCCCATCTCTGCGGTCCAGCTCCTGAGCGGGATGGATGGAGCGATTGTCGTCACCACCCCGCAGGATGTGGCACTGCTTGACACGCGAAAGGCAGTCAACATGTTTCTGATGATGGGCGTCCGCGTCCTCGGGATCATAGAGAACATGAGTGGTTTCAGGTGTCCGAACTGCGGCACTGTGGTGAACATATTCAGCAAGGGAGGCGGCGAGAAGGCTGCCAGAGATCTTGGTGTCGATTTTCTGGGGTACTTGCCAATCGATCCTAGGATAGTAAGCATGTGTGATATGGGGAAGGCATTCGTTGAGAACAGTGATGCTGGAGGGGCATTTGAGAAAATAGTTGACAAGTTGCTCGAGAAGATATCTGAGAAAAGCTCTGCATGATATACAGACAAACAGACAAGCTAAATATTTCTGCTGCTCACAGGAAACCTGTCTCAATTGCATAAATTCAGACGAACTCTCTATATTTATTCAAAAGTCCATAAACCTCTCTGATATCCTTTCCCTGTGATCTGGCCTCGTTGAGGTACGTGTTGTAAAGCGCCTCGGATATTGCTCTGGGTACCGGTTTGCAGTTCTCTCCGTGGAGCATCATCTCGAAGCACCGTGCCTCTGCCTCGGATAGTCTCAGAGCCCGAAACGCGCCCGAATGCTCGCAGAAGAGCGGGTTATCTGCCGGGGGAGTATTAAGCGCAACCCTGGCGAGAGGTGTTCCGGGTATTGGCTCTGCTATGCTCACAAACACATCGTCGAGCATTGCCTCCTCCATGAAATCAAGAGTCTGCTCGAAGTCCTCTCTAGATTCGCCAGGATAGCCGACGATGAAGCTCCCGCCAACCTTTACTCCATGGCTTCTGGCCAGCTCAACAGCTCTAATGTTATCAAGAACAGTCACTCCCTTTCTCATCAGCTTCAGCATCCGATCGCTCCCGGACTCGATGCCGAAGAAGAGCCACCCTATCGTGTACTCCCTGATCGCCTCCAGGATCTCATCGTCAACCAGATCCACCCTCATGTCAGGCACAGACAGGTTTTTCCTTCCCAGAATTCCGGAGAGCTCCTGGAGCATTCTGATGAACGCATCTTTATCGAGAGCGTTCCTGTAGCCAAAGAGAGATGCTGTTCCGCCACTCACAGCAACCCGCTTCACGCCCATACGCCTGAGCTCCCTCACCTCCTCTACTATATTCTCCAGCGACCTGGATCTTATATTGCGTCCGAAGAACCGCGGCACCTGGCAGAACGTGCATCCCCCCAGACAGCCTCTGTGCGTCTCGATGTAGACATTAGCGCCACGAACGCTCTGTTCTGAGAGATCTGGAGGAAATAACGGCATGGTGTGGTCGATGACCTCCATCCTGAGAGGCTCTGATCTGATGATCTCCTCACCCTCTCTGTAAGCAACGCCCGGAACCCCTTCAGGCCCGGCCTCGACGAGCCTAGCGATTATGCCCTCGCCCTCGCACATCGCCACCGCATCGACATCCAGCTCGCCAAGGACCATCTCAGGACAGATGCCAACAGGCCCGCCACAGTAGACCGGTGGTCCTGCCTTCGAGACGAACTCTCTTATCGCAGGATCCAGAAGCTGCAGTGTGGAAAAGAGACTGAGTATGATCACATCGCCATCATGGCGCAGATCTTTTGATATATTAACGGAATGCCCTCTATCTCTCAGTATGCCTCCAAGAACCATCGAGCCGTATGTGTAAACCCCTGGGGAGATTATCTGGATCTTCATCCCTCAAATCCAGTGGCGGGCTCATTTAAAACCCTTTGGACCTGCATGCGATGCGCCCAAACAATATGGTGTGGTCTAAAATGGCCAGAAGCCATCAATAGGAGAAGAGACTGCATCAGAGATCGCTGATGCAGTTATAGCATGGAAAAAACAGCCAGTATTTCAGTCTACAGTACTCTAATGCCTGTGCTCTCTGCATGCGTTATCCATGCTGGCCTCGGTGAGAAGCCCGTTCATCCAGTCGTCGATGGCATCCTTAACGGTCCCCGCTGCGCCAACGAATACCCTGATGCCGAGCTGCTGAAATGCAGAAATGGCCTTCGGCCCCAGGCCGCCGGCGATCACGACCTGCACGCCCTTTCCGTGAAGCGCATCGACCGGCAGGCCATTTCCTCCCATGTGCGTGCTGTTGTTACCGATTATTTCGATCGCACCGGTCTCGGTATCCACGATGGTAAATGTAGGAGAGCGACCGAAGTGCTGGGATATGTACTCATCCAGACCGGCTGTGCCCATTGAGGGAACGCATATTCTCACAGATCACCACCTTCTTCCTCTTCCTGCACCCATTCCGCCGCCCATTCCACCGGGGCCCATGCCGCGACCCATTCCCCCATGGGGAGGTGCTGTTGGTCCGGATACCTTCGCGAGCTCGCCTCTGCGAAAACGCTCAACCGCATCCCTGACCGTACCCCCCTGAGACTGATAGATCTCGATGCCAGCTGAGGATAAAACCTGCATCGCATT from Methanothrix thermoacetophila PT includes the following:
- a CDS encoding fumarate hydratase, whose protein sequence is MALLRRCDVVKATEAVACKSQISLPGWVVRLIENALRSERSEIARYHLNAILNNIRIAEADARPVCQDTGLPVFHVEIGEGCSFDFNLWEAIAEGVTIATRKGMLRSNVVDPLSRLNTGDNTGPGMPYLIVDHVTGDSLRITAFPKGAGSENMSFLGMLNPADDPFEYILENLAERVSNACPPVFVGIGIGGTFDQAAALAKRAIIGLPGESKEELLLLKRINDLGIGPMGLGGDTTALGVKIERAFCHTASLPVAVNLQCWANRRATARVTEDGWSIE
- a CDS encoding fumarate hydratase C-terminal domain-containing protein gives rise to the protein MEHRVRSPLSEGDVSKLSAGDIVWLSGVIYTARDKAHQRLGEVKFDLRGGVIYHCGPLIRDTTVVSAGPTSSVRLARYTPQVLDLGVRCIIGKGGMPGAAELMRGRAVYLAYPGGCGAAAARSLSVRGVCLSELGMAEAVWEFEATDLGPMVVAIDSHGRDLYREVRESAKKHLKR
- a CDS encoding DUF434 domain-containing protein codes for the protein MNRGYPPGPAVRFVADHYRIDKEYRNILSRAVLSDDVARSRRLKAIGLENLMGGVLHIDGYNVLITIESIITGEDIFLCDDGFIRDMRCLFRKYRRSGATDEAVQLMIDVISRARPSDVLLLLDKQISRSGELASDIGEAFSAAGIPGTARTARDVDRGLKSSSAVVATSDGIIIDHVSSALDIPALIARRMMVKPIRI
- a CDS encoding acetate--CoA ligase family protein, with the protein product MAGNFDEIAAQALEEGRTYLMEHESKRILMDVGLETTGAHLASSADDAVRIANQLGYPVVLKVLSKEVIHKSDAGGVRLNLQGAEAVRSAYHEMEKIFRERGMIGVSVQRMASPGIEVIIGVTRDPTFGPVLMFGLGGVFVEILRDVSFRSIPISEEDAESMIREIRGYPLLRGYRGISGDIDAIKSILLRVSDLVEKHSIIKEMDLNPVFVYPMGYTIADARIILDSSSPSPAAMHPQSAGDLKGLFYPQSIAVIGASNTKGKLGWNVFYNLLTHGYRGRLYPVNPNAAEVQGVKAYPSIRDVPEPVDVAVVLVPAGMTPQVVQDCCAAGVKYIVVESAGFAELGDEGKRIEREILSIVRRHGCRLLGPNCSGIINTNCGVVESIGVVDELNRGNVGLIAQAGVYAAGYLWGLRKVLDFGIIATIGNKLDLNETDMLEAIGMDENIDVVCMYLEDVKGGRRFIDVAREVSKRKPIVVLKTGRTEAGKKAVSSHTASLAGNDQIYSAVFKQAGLIRARDNDHMFALARAFSKQPLPINDGVFVISYAGSLGVAAADAIVMNGMRLAELSPDLKEELRSVLPKYVSGMNPVDFTFDQTPDQVRRTIEIAVKSEDVGSFIVIIQTEMLGAYIDTLRSIDYRGRPILAVVASKEFVIEDTIKMERAGIPVYSTPEQAAEVLGAMWMYRKERR
- a CDS encoding DUF134 domain-containing protein translates to MCRCRGRRRGKRWISEIPEVRCFLPESGENASVVLTLEELEALRLVDLLDLEQEEAALYMGVSRKALWNDLVSARRKVAAALVYGMGIRIEGGSYILRDAMEVEQKIPAGDDIALVERELEILKRRLDQLSRRIGEKKVGEKAEEK
- a CDS encoding Mrp/NBP35 family ATP-binding protein gives rise to the protein MEKACEKDPKAENDSPRSGKHKESDRLKRIKHKIVIGSGKGGTGKSTVSANLAVSLKRRGYSVGILDADITGPDIPKLLGIEDEKLTASSEGIEPADARGIKVVSMALLLESRDSAVVWRGPVKMAALKQFVFDVNWGDLDFLVVDLPPGTSDEPISAVQLLSGMDGAIVVTTPQDVALLDTRKAVNMFLMMGVRVLGIIENMSGFRCPNCGTVVNIFSKGGGEKAARDLGVDFLGYLPIDPRIVSMCDMGKAFVENSDAGGAFEKIVDKLLEKISEKSSA
- a CDS encoding methyl-coenzyme M reductase glutamine C-methyltransferase, which gives rise to MKIQIISPGVYTYGSMVLGGILRDRGHSVNISKDLRHDGDVIILSLFSTLQLLDPAIREFVSKAGPPVYCGGPVGICPEMVLGELDVDAVAMCEGEGIIARLVEAGPEGVPGVAYREGEEIIRSEPLRMEVIDHTMPLFPPDLSEQSVRGANVYIETHRGCLGGCTFCQVPRFFGRNIRSRSLENIVEEVRELRRMGVKRVAVSGGTASLFGYRNALDKDAFIRMLQELSGILGRKNLSVPDMRVDLVDDEILEAIREYTIGWLFFGIESGSDRMLKLMRKGVTVLDNIRAVELARSHGVKVGGSFIVGYPGESREDFEQTLDFMEEAMLDDVFVSIAEPIPGTPLARVALNTPPADNPLFCEHSGAFRALRLSEAEARCFEMMLHGENCKPVPRAISEALYNTYLNEARSQGKDIREVYGLLNKYREFV
- a CDS encoding NifB/NifX family molybdenum-iron cluster-binding protein, encoding MRICVPSMGTAGLDEYISQHFGRSPTFTIVDTETGAIEIIGNNSTHMGGNGLPVDALHGKGVQVVIAGGLGPKAISAFQQLGIRVFVGAAGTVKDAIDDWMNGLLTEASMDNACREHRH